The Nitrosospira lacus genome window below encodes:
- the hemW gene encoding radical SAM family heme chaperone HemW, translating to MTAIIPPAPRPGNQSPKLRSLPPLSLYIHIPWCMKKCPYCDFNSHEVRGGNSNVPEAEYVSALIRDLETALPQIWGRSVTSVFFGGGTPSLFSARSIDAILTAVRTLLSLEHFAEITLEANPGTFEAGKFADFRAAGVNRLSIGVQSFNPRHLQLLGRIHDGREARRAIELAQENFDNVNLDLMYALPHQTMEEARCDIETAAAYGVPHISAYHLTLEPNTLFHRYPPPLPDNDLSAEMQMMIEQTLAQRGYLNYEISAFARFGRESRHNMNYWLFGDYLGIGAGAHSKISFDTRIVRQMRYKQPRDYLAKTSLDMTALDSPFIMEQHEVGQHDRGFEFMMNALRLTGGFETGMFVERTGLSIGSIQRQLDEAERRQLIMRDYQRIAPTLTGRRFLNDLLQIFLPE from the coding sequence ATGACAGCAATCATCCCTCCCGCACCCAGACCGGGCAACCAGTCTCCAAAATTGAGATCGCTGCCCCCGCTCAGTCTCTACATCCATATTCCGTGGTGCATGAAAAAGTGCCCCTATTGCGATTTCAATTCCCACGAAGTTCGTGGCGGAAATAGCAATGTGCCGGAGGCTGAGTATGTGTCGGCGCTGATTCGCGATCTGGAAACGGCGTTACCGCAAATCTGGGGACGCAGCGTAACAAGTGTATTTTTTGGTGGGGGCACACCCAGCCTGTTTAGCGCCCGATCCATCGATGCGATCCTCACCGCGGTGAGGACCTTGCTATCGCTGGAACATTTCGCCGAAATCACGCTGGAAGCCAATCCCGGAACATTCGAGGCAGGGAAATTCGCTGATTTCCGCGCGGCTGGGGTCAATCGCCTGTCCATCGGTGTTCAAAGCTTCAACCCGAGGCATCTCCAATTGCTGGGGCGAATACACGACGGCCGCGAGGCACGTCGCGCTATCGAACTTGCCCAGGAGAATTTTGACAATGTGAACCTTGATCTGATGTACGCACTCCCGCATCAGACAATGGAGGAAGCCCGGTGCGATATCGAGACTGCGGCAGCGTATGGCGTCCCGCATATTTCCGCTTATCATCTCACGCTGGAACCGAATACGCTGTTTCATCGCTATCCGCCGCCGCTACCGGATAACGATTTGTCGGCGGAAATGCAGATGATGATCGAGCAAACGCTCGCTCAGCGTGGTTACCTGAATTACGAAATCTCGGCATTCGCCCGGTTTGGACGGGAATCGCGCCACAATATGAATTATTGGCTATTCGGTGACTATCTTGGAATTGGCGCGGGCGCGCATAGCAAAATAAGCTTTGACACTAGAATAGTGCGCCAGATGCGCTATAAGCAGCCCAGGGATTATCTTGCCAAAACTTCGCTGGATATGACGGCTTTGGACTCACCATTCATCATGGAACAGCATGAAGTCGGGCAGCATGACCGGGGCTTCGAATTCATGATGAACGCACTGCGGCTTACAGGGGGATTTGAGACGGGAATGTTCGTGGAGCGCACCGGTCTGTCCATAGGCAGCATCCAGCGACAACTTGACGAGGCGGAGCGGCGGCAACTGATAATGCGCGATTATCAGCGAATCGCGCCTACTCTCACCGGCAGACGCTTCCTGAATGATTTGTTGCAGATCTTCCTGCCGGAATAA
- the trmB gene encoding tRNA (guanosine(46)-N7)-methyltransferase TrmB: MAEHRPIRSFVLRQGRVSNAQRRAHETLMPKYGIPLGDKRLDLDQIFGRSAPKFLEIGFGMGETTVTIAKAHPQYDYLAIDVHTPGIGNLLKQIDESGLTNVRVIQHDAVEVLQRMLPCDCFDGVHIFFPDPWPKVRHHKRRLIQPEFTALLCRHLKQSGYIHAATDWEDYAGQILKVLSSESRLANIAIDYAPRPEYRPLTKFEQRGLRLGHGVWDLVFRKK, from the coding sequence ATGGCAGAGCATCGTCCCATCCGCAGCTTTGTACTTCGCCAGGGCCGCGTTTCAAATGCCCAGCGCCGGGCACATGAAACCCTGATGCCGAAATATGGCATCCCCCTTGGGGACAAGCGGCTTGATCTTGACCAGATTTTTGGCAGGAGCGCGCCAAAATTCCTGGAGATCGGTTTCGGCATGGGTGAGACCACCGTTACTATCGCCAAGGCGCATCCTCAATATGATTACCTCGCCATTGATGTTCATACGCCGGGCATAGGCAATCTGCTGAAGCAGATCGACGAGTCTGGATTGACGAATGTGCGCGTAATCCAGCATGACGCGGTGGAGGTGCTGCAACGGATGTTGCCGTGCGATTGTTTTGATGGCGTGCATATTTTCTTTCCTGATCCCTGGCCCAAAGTGCGTCACCACAAGCGGCGGTTGATACAGCCGGAATTCACCGCACTTCTTTGCCGGCATCTGAAGCAAAGCGGTTATATCCATGCCGCAACCGACTGGGAGGATTATGCCGGTCAAATATTGAAGGTATTGAGCAGCGAGTCGCGGCTTGCAAATATTGCGATCGACTATGCCCCACGCCCGGAATACCGGCCGCTCACCAAGTTCGAACAGCGGGGATTGCGGCTGGGACACGGGGTGTGGGATCTGGTGTTCCGAAAGAAATAG